Proteins from a single region of Macaca thibetana thibetana isolate TM-01 chromosome 4, ASM2454274v1, whole genome shotgun sequence:
- the LOC126953300 gene encoding LOW QUALITY PROTEIN: microtubule-associated protein tau-like (The sequence of the model RefSeq protein was modified relative to this genomic sequence to represent the inferred CDS: substituted 1 base at 1 genomic stop codon) — MAEPRQEFDVMEDHTGTYGLGDRKDQEGYTMLQDQEGDTDAGLKAEEAGIGDTPSLKDEAAGHVTEAHXISQSKDGTGSDDKKAKGADSKTKITTPRGAAPPGQKGQANATRIPAKTPPAPKTPPSSGEPPKSGDRSGYSSPGSPGTPGSSSRIPSLPTPPAREPKKVAVVRTPPKSPSSANSRLQTAPVPMPDLKNVKSKIDSTENLKRQPGGGKVQIVYKSVDLSKVTSKCGSLGNIHHKPGGGQVEVKSEKLDFKDRVQSKIGSLDNITHVPGGGNKKIETHKLTFRENAKAKTDHGVEIVNKSPVVSGDTSPWHLSNVSSTGSIDMVDSPQLATLADEVSASLAKQGL; from the coding sequence ATGGCTGAGCCCCGCCAGGAGTTCGATGTGATGGAAGATCACACTGGGACGTACGGGTTGGGGGACAGGAAAGATCAAGAGGGCTACACCATGCTCCAAGACCAAGAGGGTGACACGGACGCTGGCCTGAAAGCTGAAGAAGCAGGCATTGGAGACACCCCCAGCCTGAAAGATGAAGCTGCTGGTCACGTGACCGAAGCTCACTAGATCAGTCAAAGCAAAGACGGAACTGGAAGCGATGATAAAAAAGCCAAGGGGGCTGATAGTAAAACGAAGATCACCACACCCAGGGGAGCGGCCCCCCCAGGCCAGAAAGGCCAGGCCAACGCCACCAGGATTCCAGCAAAAACCCCGCCCGCCCCAAAGACACCACCCAGTTCTGGTGAACCTCCAAAATCAGGGGATCGCAGCGGCTACAGCAGCCCCGGCTCCCCGGGCACTCCTGGCAGCTCCTCCCGCATCCCGTCCCTTCCAACCCCTCCAGCCCGGGAGCCCAAGAAGGTGGCGGTGGTCCGTACTCCACCCAAATCGCCGTCTTCCGCTAACAGCCGCCTGCAGACCGCCCCCGTGCCCATGCCAGACCTGAAGAACGTCAAGTCCAAGATCGACTCCACTGAGAACCTGAAGCGTCAGCCGGGAGGCGGGAAGGTGCAAATAGTCTACAAATCAGTTGACCTGAGCAAGGTGACCTCCAAGTGTGGCTCATTAGGCAACATCCATCATAAACCAGGAGGTGGCCAGGTGGAAGTAAAATCTGAGAAGCTGGACTTCAAGGACAGAGTCCAGTCGAAGATCGGGTCCCTGGACAATATCACTCATGTCCCTGGCGGAGGAAATAAAAAGATTGAAACCCACAAGCTGACCTTCCGCGAGAACGCCAAAGCCAAGACAGACCACGGGGTGGAAATCGTGAACAAGTCGCCGGTGGTGTCTGGGGACACGTCTCCATGGCACCTCAGCAATGTCTCCTCCACCGGCAGCATCGACATGGTAGACTCGCCCCAGCTCGCCACGCTAGCCGACGAGGTGTCTGCCTCCCTGGCCAAGCAGGGTTTGTGA